The following are from one region of the Dreissena polymorpha isolate Duluth1 chromosome 2, UMN_Dpol_1.0, whole genome shotgun sequence genome:
- the LOC127869539 gene encoding uncharacterized protein LOC127869539 has protein sequence MMESFDKKMVLFSFALYVCEVGVSSYATHTENTLTFLPLKGYHDLLECDAKSCTLRSQDNYVVSKTDNGGILLNLSDETYGNYTCFQISQRENAKYIYVGYTDETHSNAVQFTKVLERKDVLECEFNNSIPFKFKNASSGKEDVIAKFVHTSFCYESSTINIRLVIRNLIRNVTKETEGIYTCFETNNKTNEVQTCVRMSAETEPTRPTSTLATDVSTKTSDDALNTGFIIVLVYTGVITVLLIFLATYRTCWEPCCPTNKNEEGNDKILHHIMPPVNAGRNYVLYFKVMYGLLFLWIFVNAERTEGCKIFIKKKDILEYEFNEKTLLSFTSLTSMKTIFFEWCFGPYNPCTISNPSLNETFRLVTIGKGAMLIIKKLSQDTFGTYACSSKNSKGNSILIHIVNDTVTYEKIDNLTQNSDNTRQQLSPPRGTDSFGLMVTFDKNRLLLSTTILSGLAMFYGVALLFVCVNCARRLYLCYTRAGNALDLVSNERCNGPIEESHIQLVNTQRTETVTVNISPEKKISAEEEFCTKLLQLAQHTTLNGSNTFEVEIE, from the exons ATGATGGAATCATTTGACAAG aaaatggtGCTCTTTTCGTTTGCGTTGTACGTGTGTGAAGTTGGCGTCAGTTCGTATG CAACGCATACGGAAAACACATTAACTTTTCTACCATTAAAAGGGTACCATGACTTACTTGAATGCGATGCAAAATCATGCACGTTAAGAAGCCAGGATAATTATGTCGTATCTAAAACTGATAACGGTGGGATACTTTTAAATCTTAGTGATGAAACGTATGGTAACTACACATGTTTCCAAATCAGTCAACGAGAAAACGCAAAGTACATTTATGTAGGATACACAGATGAAACGCATTCAAATGCAg TACAATTCACCAAAGTACTTGAACGCAAGGACGTACTTGAATGTGAATTCAACAACTCaattccatttaaatttaaaaatgcttcGAGTGGAAAAGAGGATGTTATAGCGAAGTTTGTGCATACCTCGTTTTGCTATGAATCTTCAACCATCAACATCAGACTCGTCATCAGAAACCTCATAAGAAACGTCACCAAAGAAACCGAAGGGATATACACGTGTTTCGAAACAAATAACAAGACAAACGAAGTGCAAACATGTGTTAGAATGAGTGCAGAAACAGAACCAACACGACCAACGTCAACACTTGCAACAGACGTATCTACTAAAACCTCAGATGATGCATTAAATACGG GTTTCATAATCGTTTTGGTGTATACTGGAGTCATTACCGTACTGCTAATATTTTTGGCAACGTATAGAACAT GTTGGGAACCTTGTTGCCCAACAAACAAG AACGAGGAGGGCAATGACAAAATTTTGCATCACATCATGCCGCCGGTAAATGCAGGCAGAAATTACGTGCTTTATTTTAAG GTCATGTACGGATTACTGTTTCTCTGGATTTTTGTGAATGCAG AGCGCACCGAAGgctgtaaaatatttataaagaaaaaggATATACTTGAATATGAATTTAATGAGAAAACGCTCCTCTCGTTCACAAGTTTAACGAGtatgaaaactatatttttcGAATGGTGTTTTGGTCCATATAATCCTTGTACAATTTCAAATCCATCTCTTAATGAAACCTTTCGACTTGTGACCATCGGAAAAGGAGCCATGTTGATTATAAAAAAACTCAGTCAGGATACCTTTGGAACGTACGCATGTTCGTCAAAAAACAGCAAAGGAAACAGTATATTGATACACATTGTCAATGACACAGTAACATACGAAAAGATAGATAACCTTACGCAAAACTCAG ATAACACCCGTCAACAACTTTCACCGCCCAGAGGGACTGACAGTTTCGGGTTGATGGTAACATTTG ATAAAAACCGTTTATTACTATCAACGACCATATTGTCTGGACTCGCGATGTTTTATG GAGTTGCATTACTATTCGTATGTGTCAACTGCGCGCGTAGGCTGTATTTG TGTTATACCCGGGCGGGCAATGCTTTGGATTTGGTCTCAAATGAGCGTTGTAACGGGCCAATAGAAGAA AGTCACATTCAATTAGTTAACACGCAGAGGACAGAAACCGTGACAGTTAACATCTCTCCGGAAAAAAAA ATTTCTGCTGAGGAAGAGTTTTGTACAAAACTGCTGCAGCTTGCACAGCACACTACACTAAATGGCAG CAATACGTTTGAAGTAGAGATTGAATAA
- the LOC127870504 gene encoding neural cell adhesion molecule 1-B-like, producing MSHITITENDTIVLHCMCNGFPPPSMRLLKDNINLEEKNSSTAKNAINSFRHVIAPVKCHHLGQYICLASNAIGVTGKELYLDVLCPVRRLHNREVLSNSGNVAISAMDGGVTFEFRAVANPIPDQSGFIWRKCTDTNQCRVITSTERVHIVTDGTISTLTVENITESDYGMYILQVDNGIGTSHVEIYYLKAPDASIPDYMMAVVIAGPIAVVFLAIIVVMCYKYKRRNTTGIVVIPMVDIASTVDVRQVVARHVPSRERDDNVIYHEINPQSLIRETPINEDGATMSVATTTTPVRYESLMRTGSAENPPYTELMEK from the exons ATGTCACATATAACTATTACTGAAAACGACACGATTGTATTGCACTGTATGTGTAATGGATTCCCACCACCCTCGATGAGACTGCTAAAGGATAACATAAACCTTGAGGAAAAGAACAGTAGCACAGCCAAAAATGCTATCAACAGCTTTCGACATGTGATTGCTCCAGTGAAGTGTCATCACTTGGGACAATACATATGCTTGGCGTCTAATGCCATTGGAGTCACCGGAAAGGAATTGTATTTGGACGTGTTAT GTCCAGTAAGAAGACTTCACAACCGCGAAGTTCTGTCGAATTCTGGTAACGTTGCAATAAGTGCAATGGATGGTGGGGTTACATTTGAGTTTCGCGCAGTTGCTAACCCTATACCGGATCAATCAGGTTTTATTTGGAGGAAGTGCACAGATACAAATCAATGTAGGGTAATAACATCCACCGAGCGTGTACATATTGTAACAGACGGTACAATCAGCACTCTTACCGTTGAAAATATTACTGAATCTGACTACGGGATGTACATTTTGCAAGTTGACAATGGTATTGGAACTTCCCATGTAGAAATATACTATTTGAAAGCGCCAG ATGCGTCGATACCCGATTACATGATGGCTGTCGTAATTGCTGGTCCTATTGCAGTTGTTTTTCTTGCAATAATTGTAGTGATGTGTTACAAATACAAACGCAGGAACACAACTG GGATAGTTGTCATTCCTATGGTTGACATTGCGTCCACCGTTGATGTCAGACAAGTGGTTGCACGACATGTTCCTTCAAGAGAAAGAGACGATAATGTCATTTATCACGAAATTAATCCACAATCACTGATTCGGGAGACTCCAATAAATGAAG ACGGAGCTACGATGTCTGTGGC gACGACGACGACGCCTGTCCGTTATGAGAGTTTGATGCGAACGGGATCAGCAGAAAACCCTCCGTATACCGAATTAATGGAGAAGTAG